The following are from one region of the Vicinamibacterales bacterium genome:
- a CDS encoding carboxypeptidase regulatory-like domain-containing protein has product MSIWRTILVATLVWLAAAGTGRAQAVAGSQVSGVVKDSSGAVLPGVEVTITKTDTGTTRTVVTGADGAYVIPNLPVGPYRLKIALQGFNTYVREGIVLEVNTNPTFDAALSVGNIGEEVTVQASSAMVETRSTGVGQVINHEQVTEIPLNGRQATELIFLSGLATAAPAGDLNTNKNFPTVTISVAGGQANGITYIMDGGTHNDPFNNLNLPTPFPDALQEFKVETSSLPARYGHHAASAVNLVTKSGTNQFHGDAFDFVRNYHFNARNFFSPTRDSLRRNQFGGTIGGPITKDRLFFFDGYQGTVEKSNPATTTSFVPTAAMLAGDFTQIASPACSGRQITLASSAGFVNNTISPALFNPVAMSILQHVPVSTDPCGRLQYGIPNNSTQRQNLARADYTIDRNQSLFVRYLYAFYDNPATYDGSNALTLSRTGQNNQVHSIVAGHNWILSASMVNALHVTWNKTLNDRPMPTYFSPVDVGSTVYGFVPGFMGLTVTNGFNFGTGGTNPGYFNSNGVQIADDLDWLRGKHQVSIGGNWIHTRIETVNNRPSNGQFTFNGQATGLGLADFMVGKLSSFVQGNPVHDNDHNDYLAAYAQDEWKVRANLTINAGVRWEPYLPIKNTLNYVSNFDLTRFDAGTRSTVYPQAPPGLYFPGDPGFPGSAAMNHDWAQFAPRTGIVWQPTDKTAVRGGWGVFYDTPQLFFNTRFANNPPWGAQITLTSPSGGLTDPWVGYPGGNPFPALGTGWATQAFPTAGVYVNAPIDTKPTMLQQWNVGLQHQLGEWLLTASYLGNHSSHLWRATELNYAVYSPGATTATTNARRFLVLRNPDYGPFYGTIGQLDDTGRANYNGVLVSAQKRLKGGLSALLNYTLSKCLSDPATSELTGPTIVNPNDPNMDYSACDSDRRHVVNLSGVWHIPEFSGGAVRAILSGWQIAPLVRWQSGSPFTVTTGVDNALSGTGGQRAVQLTDTVFGDKTVNNYLNAAAFGSPSAGTYSTLPPNAFYGPSRLQNDLAVTRTFPIGPHAFQFRWEVFNVLNTPSFNNPTSALNSTNFGRILSAGDPRIMQFAFKYQF; this is encoded by the coding sequence GTGAGCATCTGGCGGACCATTCTCGTTGCGACGCTCGTCTGGCTCGCCGCCGCTGGGACCGGACGCGCGCAGGCCGTCGCCGGGTCGCAGGTATCCGGCGTCGTCAAGGACTCGAGCGGCGCGGTGCTGCCCGGCGTCGAGGTGACGATCACCAAGACCGATACCGGCACCACGCGCACGGTTGTCACCGGCGCCGACGGCGCCTACGTCATTCCCAACCTGCCGGTCGGTCCCTATCGTCTGAAAATTGCCCTGCAGGGGTTCAACACTTACGTCCGCGAGGGCATCGTCCTCGAAGTCAACACCAACCCGACGTTCGACGCCGCCCTGTCGGTCGGCAACATCGGCGAGGAAGTGACCGTGCAGGCGTCGAGCGCGATGGTCGAGACGCGATCGACCGGCGTCGGCCAGGTCATCAATCACGAACAGGTGACGGAGATTCCGCTCAACGGCCGCCAGGCAACCGAGCTGATCTTTCTTTCGGGGCTCGCGACCGCTGCGCCGGCCGGCGATCTCAATACCAACAAGAACTTCCCGACCGTGACGATCTCGGTGGCCGGCGGCCAGGCCAACGGCATCACCTACATCATGGATGGCGGCACGCACAACGACCCGTTCAACAACCTCAACCTGCCAACGCCGTTCCCCGACGCGCTGCAGGAGTTCAAGGTCGAGACGAGCTCGCTGCCGGCGCGCTACGGCCATCACGCCGCGTCAGCGGTGAACCTGGTCACCAAGTCCGGCACCAACCAGTTCCACGGCGACGCGTTCGACTTCGTCCGCAACTATCATTTCAACGCCCGCAATTTCTTCTCGCCGACCCGCGACAGCCTTCGCCGCAATCAGTTTGGCGGCACCATCGGTGGCCCGATCACCAAAGACCGCCTGTTCTTCTTCGACGGCTACCAGGGTACCGTCGAGAAGAGCAATCCGGCGACGACGACCAGCTTCGTGCCAACGGCGGCGATGCTGGCTGGGGACTTTACGCAGATCGCCTCGCCCGCCTGCAGCGGCCGGCAAATCACACTCGCCTCGTCGGCTGGTTTCGTCAACAACACGATCAGCCCGGCGCTCTTCAACCCGGTGGCGATGAGCATCCTCCAGCACGTGCCGGTCTCGACCGATCCCTGCGGGCGGCTTCAGTACGGCATCCCGAACAACAGCACGCAGCGCCAGAACCTGGCCCGCGCCGACTACACGATCGATCGCAACCAGAGCCTCTTCGTGCGCTACCTCTACGCGTTCTACGACAATCCGGCGACCTACGACGGCAGCAATGCGCTGACGCTGAGCCGCACCGGCCAGAACAACCAGGTGCACTCGATCGTCGCCGGCCACAACTGGATCCTGTCGGCGAGCATGGTCAACGCCCTGCACGTGACGTGGAACAAGACGCTCAACGATCGGCCGATGCCGACCTATTTCTCGCCGGTCGATGTCGGCTCGACCGTCTATGGCTTCGTGCCGGGATTCATGGGGCTCACCGTCACCAACGGCTTCAATTTCGGCACCGGCGGGACCAATCCCGGCTACTTCAACTCGAACGGCGTCCAGATCGCCGACGATCTCGACTGGCTGCGGGGCAAGCACCAGGTGTCGATCGGCGGCAACTGGATTCACACGCGCATCGAGACCGTGAACAACCGTCCCAGCAACGGCCAGTTCACCTTCAACGGCCAGGCGACGGGGCTCGGGCTCGCCGACTTCATGGTGGGCAAACTGAGCAGCTTCGTGCAGGGCAACCCCGTCCACGACAACGATCACAACGACTACCTCGCCGCCTACGCGCAGGACGAGTGGAAGGTGCGCGCCAACCTGACGATCAACGCCGGGGTGCGCTGGGAGCCGTATCTGCCAATCAAGAACACGCTGAATTACGTCAGCAACTTCGATCTGACGCGCTTCGATGCAGGGACTCGCAGCACCGTCTATCCGCAGGCGCCTCCAGGCCTGTACTTCCCAGGCGATCCGGGCTTTCCGGGATCGGCGGCGATGAACCACGATTGGGCCCAGTTCGCGCCACGCACCGGCATCGTCTGGCAGCCGACCGACAAGACAGCGGTGCGCGGCGGGTGGGGCGTCTTCTACGACACGCCGCAGCTGTTCTTCAACACCCGGTTCGCGAACAATCCGCCGTGGGGCGCGCAGATTACGCTGACCAGCCCGTCGGGCGGCCTGACCGATCCCTGGGTCGGCTACCCCGGCGGCAATCCCTTCCCGGCGCTCGGCACAGGCTGGGCGACGCAGGCGTTTCCGACCGCTGGCGTCTACGTCAACGCGCCGATCGACACGAAGCCAACGATGCTGCAGCAGTGGAACGTCGGTCTGCAGCACCAGCTCGGTGAGTGGCTGCTGACCGCCAGCTACCTGGGCAATCATTCCTCGCACCTATGGCGCGCGACCGAGTTGAACTATGCCGTCTACTCGCCCGGCGCGACGACGGCCACGACGAATGCCAGGCGGTTCCTCGTTCTCCGCAATCCGGACTACGGTCCGTTCTACGGCACGATCGGCCAGCTCGACGACACCGGCCGCGCCAACTACAACGGTGTGCTCGTCTCGGCGCAGAAGCGGCTCAAGGGCGGGCTGAGTGCCCTCCTCAACTACACCCTCTCCAAGTGCCTGAGCGATCCCGCCACCAGCGAGTTGACCGGGCCGACGATCGTCAATCCGAACGATCCGAACATGGATTACTCCGCGTGCGATTCGGATCGCCGCCACGTCGTGAACCTCTCGGGCGTCTGGCACATACCGGAATTCTCGGGGGGCGCAGTCAGGGCGATCCTCAGCGGCTGGCAGATCGCGCCGCTGGTTCGCTGGCAGAGCGGCAGCCCGTTCACGGTCACGACCGGCGTCGACAATGCGCTGTCGGGCACCGGCGGCCAGCGCGCCGTACAGCTGACCGACACCGTCTTCGGCGACAAGACCGTGAACAACTATCTCAATGCGGCGGCCTTCGGATCGCCGTCGGCAGGTACTTACAGCACGCTGCCGCCCAACGCCTTCTACGGCCCGTCGCGCCTGCAGAACGACCTGGCCGTAACGCGTACGTTTCCGATCGGTCCGCACGCGTTCCAGTTCCGCTGGGAAGTGTTCAACGTGCTGAACACGCCAAGCTTCAACAACCCGACGTCGGCGCTGAACAGCACGAACTTCGGGCGGATCCTGAGCGCCGGCGATCCGCGTATCATGCAGTTCGCGTTCAAGTATCAGTTCTGA
- a CDS encoding citryl-CoA lyase has translation MPAWRTAIVNSDATNIWIRGHAIAPLMREATFTDTIVLLLLSRLPTAGERRLLDALLIGVCDHGAGAPSCAAARLAASANRQSVAAAIAAGVATIGDDHGGAGTPCMELIAGGVAAASRDGIGLAEAAARAVDAAAAARRRLPGLGHRVHSTDPRVETLFAMARAEGVAGDGVAFMEAIEAAARTKIKPLPLNIDGALAAILHDIGFPPFAARLVFIIGRVAGLAAEVAEEYAREKPMRVKFDVDYDGPPPTS, from the coding sequence ATGCCTGCGTGGCGCACGGCGATCGTCAACTCGGACGCAACCAACATCTGGATCCGCGGCCACGCGATCGCGCCGCTCATGCGCGAGGCGACCTTCACCGACACCATCGTCCTGTTGCTCCTGAGCCGCCTGCCCACCGCGGGCGAGCGCCGGCTGCTCGACGCGCTCCTGATCGGCGTCTGCGATCACGGCGCCGGCGCGCCGTCGTGCGCGGCGGCGCGGCTGGCGGCCTCCGCCAACCGGCAGTCGGTGGCGGCGGCGATCGCCGCCGGCGTGGCGACCATCGGCGACGATCACGGCGGCGCCGGCACCCCCTGCATGGAGCTCATCGCCGGCGGGGTCGCCGCCGCATCACGCGACGGCATCGGCCTCGCCGAGGCGGCGGCGCGCGCCGTCGACGCAGCCGCGGCTGCCAGGCGCCGGCTGCCCGGACTCGGCCACCGCGTACACTCCACCGACCCGCGCGTCGAGACACTCTTCGCGATGGCACGCGCCGAGGGGGTCGCCGGTGACGGCGTCGCATTCATGGAAGCGATTGAAGCGGCGGCGCGGACGAAGATCAAGCCGCTGCCACTCAACATCGACGGCGCGCTCGCGGCGATCCTGCACGACATCGGCTTCCCGCCGTTCGCGGCGCGCCTCGTCTTCATCATCGGCCGCGTCGCCGGCCTCGCCGCCGAAGTGGCGGAGGAATACGCGCGCGAAAAACCGATGCGCGTCAAGTTCGACGTCGATTACGACGGACCGCCGCCGACGTCGTAG
- a CDS encoding aldehyde dehydrogenase family protein, producing the protein MARTITAEETDVVTALVARARAAMGAIAGFDQAAVDRICQAIGWAGGNLETATRLANMSVDESGMGRREPTRRAKVQGILRDALRQKSMGVIEEDAARGLVKYAKPAGVIAALIPVTSPYVTPVGIAIYALKCKDVVILSPHPSSRHTTIETVRVMRAALEKLGVPADVLQVVERPSIPLANALMSACDLTIATGGPAMVKAAYGSGKPAYGVGAGNATMVIDETAEIEEAARNTRISKTNDNGSGCSADGNLIVEARVYDALLAQLQVEGGYLVTDDEKEKLRAIYWDAEGRRTADTIARDASVVATKAGITLPGGKTFFIVPERLIGKDHPFSTEKLGVVLSIFKYHGWEMALDMVRQIFETGGRGHSCGIYSFDDDHIHQLALVAPVSRIMVRQVQSSSNAGTFTNGMPMTSSMGCGVWGGNITNQNIALTHYMNVTWVSRPIPEDRPSEQALFGDFYNSEIF; encoded by the coding sequence ATGGCCAGAACCATCACCGCTGAAGAGACAGACGTCGTCACCGCGCTCGTCGCCCGGGCCCGCGCTGCGATGGGGGCGATCGCCGGCTTCGACCAGGCGGCGGTGGATCGGATCTGCCAGGCGATCGGCTGGGCCGGCGGCAATCTCGAGACCGCGACTCGCCTGGCCAACATGAGCGTCGACGAGAGCGGCATGGGCCGCCGCGAGCCGACCCGCCGCGCCAAGGTCCAGGGCATCCTGCGCGACGCGCTCCGTCAGAAGAGCATGGGCGTGATCGAGGAGGACGCGGCGCGCGGCCTCGTCAAGTACGCGAAGCCGGCCGGCGTCATCGCCGCACTCATCCCGGTGACGAGCCCCTATGTCACGCCCGTCGGCATCGCCATCTACGCGCTCAAGTGCAAGGACGTGGTGATTTTATCGCCGCACCCGTCGAGCCGCCACACGACGATCGAAACGGTCCGGGTGATGCGCGCCGCGCTCGAGAAGCTGGGCGTTCCCGCGGACGTGCTGCAGGTCGTCGAGCGGCCCAGCATCCCGCTGGCCAACGCCCTGATGTCGGCGTGCGACCTGACGATCGCCACCGGCGGTCCGGCGATGGTGAAAGCCGCCTATGGCTCCGGCAAGCCGGCCTACGGCGTCGGCGCCGGCAACGCGACCATGGTCATCGACGAAACCGCCGAGATCGAGGAGGCGGCGCGCAACACCCGCATCAGCAAGACCAACGACAACGGCTCCGGCTGCTCGGCCGACGGCAATCTCATCGTCGAGGCGCGCGTCTATGACGCGTTGCTGGCGCAGCTGCAGGTCGAGGGGGGCTATCTCGTCACCGACGACGAGAAAGAGAAGTTGCGCGCGATCTACTGGGACGCCGAAGGGCGGCGCACCGCCGACACGATTGCCCGCGACGCGAGTGTCGTGGCCACCAAGGCCGGCATCACGCTGCCCGGCGGCAAGACGTTCTTCATCGTCCCCGAGCGCCTGATCGGCAAGGACCATCCCTTCTCCACCGAGAAGCTCGGCGTCGTCCTGTCGATTTTCAAGTACCACGGCTGGGAGATGGCGCTCGACATGGTGCGCCAGATCTTCGAGACCGGCGGCCGCGGTCACTCGTGCGGCATCTACTCGTTCGACGACGACCACATCCACCAGCTCGCGCTCGTCGCGCCGGTCAGCCGCATCATGGTCCGCCAGGTGCAGTCCTCGTCGAACGCCGGCACGTTCACCAACGGTATGCCGATGACCTCGAGCATGGGCTGCGGCGTCTGGGGCGGCAACATCACCAACCAGAACATCGCGCTCACGCATTACATGAACGTCACCTGGGTGAGCCGGCCGATCCCGGAGGATCGCCCCTCCGAACAGGCGCTGTTCGGCGACTTCTACAACTCGGAGATCTTCTGA
- a CDS encoding thiamine pyrophosphate-binding protein, giving the protein MSRAIHVIPEPLPTTSETRFAAYLLADYLERLGVEVVFGLTGHTIIGMIDALGRSRIRYVSTRHEQVAAHAADGYARATGKPGVLLTHLGPGLTNAATGVANAALDSMPMVVIAGDVQSYFHGRHPHQEINLHQDADQCQIYRPFCKRIYRVEHARDLPRVMERAFHLAQSGRPGPVLVDVAMDLFSSSLPVDAFAKLPPEIARPSLDDATAARIVALLAAAERPVIYAGGGVLSARAAAELAALSEALELPIAHSLMGKGVVREDHPLLLGMTGFWGTPIANEKCRTADVILAVGTRFAEANSSSWDPRFTFDIPPTRLIHIDVDEAEIGRNFATELGVVADAKHALAALAEAARGVKPRSRGSLRLEIAQGRRAFSANWADHYSSNQYPMRPERILSELRQAVPEDGFIVTDVGWNKNGVGQQFPITVPGTFITPSGLATMGFGPAAALGVKLAQPQRAVVALVGDGAFGSNPSVVATAMEAGLGVVWLVMDNAAFGTIAGLTNMHYGWEFGCVFEADGARYRTDFAQMAKGYGADGVFIRDASELGPALRAALASGRPTVIQAPMENAPTPTPGHWDINCIYRKGS; this is encoded by the coding sequence ATGAGCCGAGCCATCCACGTCATCCCGGAGCCGCTACCGACGACGAGCGAGACGCGCTTCGCGGCATACCTCCTGGCCGACTATCTCGAACGCCTCGGCGTCGAGGTGGTCTTCGGGCTGACGGGCCACACGATCATCGGCATGATCGACGCGCTGGGCCGCAGCCGCATCCGCTACGTCAGCACACGCCACGAACAGGTGGCGGCGCACGCCGCCGACGGCTACGCCCGCGCCACCGGCAAACCGGGCGTCCTGCTGACCCACCTGGGCCCGGGCCTGACCAACGCCGCGACCGGCGTCGCCAACGCCGCGCTCGATTCGATGCCGATGGTGGTGATCGCCGGCGACGTGCAGTCGTACTTCCACGGTCGCCACCCGCATCAGGAAATCAACCTCCACCAGGACGCGGATCAGTGCCAGATCTACCGGCCGTTCTGCAAGCGGATCTACCGCGTCGAGCACGCGCGCGATTTGCCTCGGGTCATGGAGCGGGCCTTCCATCTCGCCCAGTCGGGCCGGCCGGGGCCCGTCCTCGTCGACGTGGCGATGGATCTGTTCTCGTCGAGCCTACCGGTCGATGCCTTCGCGAAGCTGCCGCCGGAGATCGCCCGGCCATCGCTCGACGATGCGACCGCGGCCAGGATCGTGGCGCTGCTGGCGGCGGCGGAGCGGCCGGTGATCTACGCCGGCGGCGGCGTGCTTTCGGCACGCGCGGCCGCCGAGCTGGCGGCGCTCTCCGAGGCGCTCGAGCTGCCGATCGCCCACTCGCTGATGGGCAAAGGCGTTGTCCGCGAAGATCATCCGCTGCTGCTTGGCATGACCGGTTTTTGGGGCACGCCGATCGCCAACGAGAAGTGCCGGACGGCCGACGTGATCCTGGCGGTCGGCACGCGCTTCGCGGAGGCGAACTCGAGCTCGTGGGATCCGCGCTTCACCTTTGACATTCCACCGACCCGGCTGATTCACATCGACGTCGACGAAGCGGAGATCGGCCGGAATTTCGCGACCGAGCTCGGGGTCGTCGCCGACGCAAAGCATGCCCTGGCGGCGCTCGCCGAGGCGGCGCGCGGCGTCAAGCCGCGCAGCCGCGGATCGCTGCGGCTCGAGATCGCCCAGGGGCGCCGCGCCTTCTCCGCCAACTGGGCGGATCACTACAGCTCGAACCAATACCCGATGCGCCCCGAGCGCATCCTGAGCGAGCTGCGGCAGGCGGTTCCCGAGGACGGGTTCATCGTCACCGACGTCGGCTGGAACAAGAACGGCGTCGGGCAGCAGTTCCCGATTACGGTGCCTGGCACGTTCATCACCCCGAGCGGCCTCGCGACGATGGGGTTCGGGCCGGCGGCGGCGCTGGGCGTCAAGCTCGCGCAGCCGCAGCGCGCGGTGGTCGCGCTGGTCGGAGACGGGGCGTTCGGCAGTAACCCGTCGGTCGTCGCCACGGCGATGGAAGCGGGGCTTGGCGTGGTGTGGCTGGTCATGGACAACGCGGCGTTCGGCACGATCGCCGGACTGACCAACATGCACTACGGCTGGGAATTCGGCTGCGTGTTCGAAGCCGACGGCGCGCGCTATCGCACCGACTTTGCGCAGATGGCGAAGGGCTATGGTGCAGACGGCGTGTTCATCCGCGACGCCTCGGAGCTCGGTCCTGCGCTGCGCGCCGCGCTCGCCTCCGGCCGGCCGACCGTGATCCAGGCGCCGATGGAAAACGCTCCGACGCCGACGCCCGGCCACTGGGACATCAACTGCATCTACCGGAAGGGCTCGTAG
- a CDS encoding MFS transporter has product MSEPPAARTHVRWVPILALVATGTMINYLDRTVLGIAAPLLSHDLALDAARMGLVFSAFSWSYAILQIPGGIVLDRLGTRTTYALALGGWSFFTGCMGLVRSLPSLLLTRIGVGVFEAPCFPANSRIMATWFPQRERARGNAVYSFGQYVGLGFLSAPLFWVTRHYGWRVLFLIVGGAGILFAAAFWRLYRDIGHDQRANAAERAYIEAGGGGEARERTPAFRWSQIRALLRQRQVVGASIGQFGGNSTQVFFLTWFPTYLVTARHMDYIKAGFMASLPYVAASAGVVVGGVLSDALLSRTGSANLARKLPVVAGLCLASVIVAANYVPADGNTTVMLIMSAAFFGQGMTNLGWTVVSDIAPKPLIGLTSGIFNFTTNVAGIVTPLVIGFTYQMTGSFVGPLVYIGLVALVGAFSYIVILGDIRRLQVDTGE; this is encoded by the coding sequence GTGTCCGAACCACCGGCGGCGCGCACGCACGTGCGCTGGGTGCCGATCCTGGCGCTGGTGGCGACCGGCACGATGATCAACTACCTGGATCGCACGGTCCTCGGCATCGCCGCGCCGCTCCTGTCGCACGATCTCGCGCTCGACGCGGCGCGCATGGGCCTGGTCTTCTCGGCGTTCTCCTGGAGCTACGCGATCCTCCAGATCCCAGGCGGCATCGTCCTCGATCGCCTCGGGACGCGAACCACGTACGCGCTGGCGCTGGGCGGGTGGTCGTTCTTCACGGGCTGCATGGGGCTCGTGCGCAGCCTGCCGTCGCTGCTCCTTACCCGCATCGGCGTCGGCGTCTTCGAAGCGCCATGCTTTCCGGCCAACAGCCGCATCATGGCGACCTGGTTCCCACAGCGGGAACGAGCGCGCGGCAACGCGGTCTACTCTTTCGGCCAGTACGTCGGCCTCGGCTTCCTCAGCGCGCCGCTGTTCTGGGTGACGCGGCACTACGGGTGGCGGGTGTTGTTCCTGATCGTCGGCGGCGCCGGCATCCTGTTCGCCGCGGCGTTCTGGCGTCTCTATCGCGACATCGGCCACGACCAGCGCGCCAACGCCGCCGAGCGTGCGTACATCGAGGCGGGCGGCGGCGGCGAAGCGCGCGAGCGCACGCCGGCTTTCCGCTGGAGCCAGATCCGCGCGTTGCTGCGGCAACGCCAGGTCGTCGGCGCGTCGATCGGACAGTTCGGCGGCAACTCGACGCAGGTCTTCTTCCTGACCTGGTTCCCCACCTACCTGGTCACCGCCCGTCACATGGACTACATCAAAGCGGGGTTCATGGCCTCGCTCCCCTACGTCGCCGCTTCGGCCGGCGTCGTCGTCGGCGGCGTGCTATCGGACGCGCTCCTGAGCCGCACGGGCTCGGCCAATCTCGCGCGCAAGCTGCCGGTCGTCGCGGGCCTGTGCCTGGCGTCGGTCATCGTCGCGGCCAACTACGTGCCGGCGGACGGCAACACGACCGTCATGCTGATCATGTCGGCGGCGTTTTTCGGCCAGGGGATGACCAACCTGGGCTGGACGGTCGTGTCCGACATCGCACCCAAGCCGCTCATCGGCCTGACCAGCGGTATCTTCAACTTCACCACGAATGTCGCCGGCATCGTCACGCCGCTGGTGATCGGCTTCACCTACCAGATGACCGGATCCTTCGTCGGGCCGCTCGTCTACATCGGCCTCGTGGCGCTCGTCGGCGCGTTTTCTTATATCGTGATTCTCGGCGACATCCGCCGGCTCCAGGTGGACACGGGGGAGTGA
- a CDS encoding VOC family protein has protein sequence MGIEAFQHVNTRSADVERTKAFYVDVIGLRAGDRPPFTFKGYWLYLGGQAVLHLVQRAPGDRHHDGTGNLDHVAFLGSNYEGMRARLVERGLPFREAVVPRDGTRQIFVKDPDGLTIELNFPA, from the coding sequence ATGGGCATCGAGGCATTCCAGCACGTCAACACGCGATCGGCGGACGTGGAACGGACCAAGGCCTTCTACGTCGACGTCATCGGCCTGCGCGCAGGCGATCGGCCGCCGTTTACATTCAAGGGCTACTGGCTCTATCTCGGCGGACAGGCCGTGCTGCATCTGGTCCAGCGGGCGCCAGGCGACCGGCATCACGATGGCACCGGCAACCTGGATCACGTCGCATTCCTCGGGTCGAACTACGAAGGGATGCGAGCCCGGCTGGTCGAGCGCGGCCTCCCGTTTCGAGAAGCGGTCGTGCCGCGCGACGGGACGCGGCAGATCTTCGTCAAGGATCCCGACGGCCTCACCATCGAGCTGAATTTCCCGGCATGA
- a CDS encoding tetratricopeptide repeat protein, translated as MKPIRPRAGKVGASGARPDSAAADRDLESAGRQQLDRMLGSVAFRQVDRLKRFLRFIVEEALAGRGDQLKEYVIGVQVFDKDASFDPRADPIVRVQARRLPARLVRYYREEGGGDPIAIELPKGGYAPVIKTRAAAAPGRHSVEATLAGQNTIAVAAIADHSQTQELEYFCSGLRQELVHRLAGVEALRVVAGDPAAAALLVAGGVRRSGIRLRITVHLVDNASASYLWSESIDASTDETLSAQELVAAAVLRNIEPRLADVGRRRGWRRPAENLAARNLYLQGRYHLNQRTDEGLHKALDFFEKAIVEDAQFSLAHSGLADAHSLLAHYGVRQPSLAWARAASSAATAVLLDGNAAEAHTSLAHVTATQDWDWYGAEAEFQAAIRLDPRYATAHHWYAMSCLVPMSRLDEALEEMRVAQSLDPVSSIVARDLAIVLAYRRDYETALEQCDHTIELNPHFSPAYWALGMIQEQRRDLDEAIAAFQRAIDLSPHTPRVHAALARALALAGRKPAALAALRKLEAMAKQRYVSPFEFAAVRFGLGQPEQGFRWLARACEDRAFDVIALKVDPRFEALKDDPRLQAIEQAIGLP; from the coding sequence ATGAAGCCGATCCGTCCTAGGGCGGGCAAGGTCGGCGCCAGCGGCGCCAGGCCGGACAGCGCCGCCGCGGATCGCGATCTGGAATCCGCGGGCCGGCAGCAGCTCGATCGCATGCTCGGCAGCGTCGCCTTCCGCCAGGTCGACCGGCTCAAGCGCTTTCTCCGCTTCATCGTCGAGGAAGCACTCGCCGGCCGCGGCGATCAGCTGAAGGAATACGTCATCGGCGTGCAGGTGTTCGACAAGGACGCGTCGTTCGACCCGCGAGCCGATCCGATCGTGCGCGTGCAGGCGCGGCGGCTGCCGGCGCGGCTGGTGCGCTACTACCGCGAGGAAGGCGGCGGCGATCCGATCGCCATCGAGCTGCCGAAGGGCGGCTATGCGCCGGTCATCAAGACGCGGGCTGCGGCAGCGCCGGGGCGCCATTCGGTCGAGGCGACGCTCGCCGGCCAGAACACGATCGCGGTGGCGGCGATCGCCGATCACAGCCAGACGCAGGAGCTCGAGTACTTCTGCAGCGGCCTCCGGCAGGAGCTGGTGCACCGGCTGGCGGGCGTCGAGGCGCTGCGGGTCGTCGCCGGCGATCCGGCGGCGGCGGCGCTGCTCGTCGCCGGTGGCGTGCGCCGATCGGGCATTCGACTGCGCATCACCGTCCACCTCGTCGACAACGCCAGCGCGTCCTATCTGTGGTCGGAGTCGATCGACGCCTCCACCGACGAAACGCTGTCGGCGCAGGAACTGGTCGCGGCCGCCGTACTGCGAAACATCGAGCCGCGGCTCGCCGACGTCGGGCGCCGGCGCGGCTGGCGGCGCCCGGCCGAGAATCTCGCGGCGCGCAACCTGTATCTGCAGGGACGCTATCACCTCAACCAGCGCACCGACGAAGGGCTGCACAAGGCGCTCGATTTCTTCGAGAAGGCGATTGTCGAGGACGCGCAATTTTCGCTCGCGCACAGCGGTCTCGCCGACGCACACAGCCTGCTCGCGCACTACGGCGTCCGCCAGCCGTCGCTGGCGTGGGCGCGCGCCGCCTCGAGCGCCGCGACGGCGGTGCTGCTCGACGGCAACGCGGCCGAAGCACACACGTCGCTCGCGCACGTCACGGCCACTCAGGACTGGGACTGGTACGGCGCCGAAGCGGAGTTCCAGGCGGCGATCCGCCTGGACCCGCGCTACGCGACGGCCCATCACTGGTACGCGATGTCCTGCCTGGTGCCGATGTCGCGCCTCGACGAGGCGCTCGAGGAGATGCGTGTCGCGCAATCGCTCGACCCGGTGTCGTCGATCGTGGCGCGCGATCTGGCCATCGTCCTCGCCTACCGGCGCGACTACGAGACGGCGCTCGAGCAGTGCGACCACACGATCGAGCTGAACCCGCACTTCTCGCCGGCCTACTGGGCGCTCGGCATGATTCAGGAGCAGCGCCGCGATCTCGACGAGGCGATCGCGGCCTTTCAACGCGCCATCGATCTGTCGCCGCACACGCCGCGCGTGCATGCCGCGCTCGCGCGGGCGCTGGCGCTCGCCGGCCGCAAGCCGGCGGCGCTCGCGGCGCTGCGCAAGCTCGAGGCGATGGCGAAGCAGCGTTACGTGTCCCCGTTCGAGTTCGCCGCCGTCCGCTTCGGGCTCGGACAGCCCGAGCAGGGATTCCGCTGGCTGGCGCGAGCCTGCGAGGACCGGGCCTTCGACGTGATCGCGCTCAAGGTCGACCCGCGCTTCGAGGCGCTCAAGGACGACCCGCGTCTGCAGGCGATCGAGCAGGCGATCGGCCTGCCGTGA